The following proteins are encoded in a genomic region of Papaver somniferum cultivar HN1 unplaced genomic scaffold, ASM357369v1 unplaced-scaffold_10, whole genome shotgun sequence:
- the LOC113326700 gene encoding uncharacterized protein LOC113326700, with amino-acid sequence MSSEIYSCWMEGSTKVFTPYFRQVAGIGTMAKCNTVLRECEDLCKAQGRIKIWDICQWYTTTTNTEEYACTACCGLAASPPPPSPPPPCLPSPPPPSPPLPSPRDPRDLCPISKISLSTQEESCSACTTANCDRKCMAIGETKVLAGCNRSNFFCSCCCTNSDLTSAERTRRRRSSLFNAA; translated from the coding sequence ATGTCCTCCGAAATTTATTCATGTTGGATGGAAGGGAGTACTAAAGTATTTACACCATACTTCCGTCAAGTCGCTGGGATTGGGACCATGGCTAAATGTAACACTGTCCTACGTGAATGCGAAGATTTATGTAAAGCGCAGGGAAGAATTAAGATTTGGGATATTTGCCAATGgtataccaccaccaccaacacagaGGAGTACGCGTGCACGGCTTGCTGTGGATTAGCTGCTagtcctccaccaccatcaccccctCCTCCATGTCTACCATCACCACCTCCTCCATCCCCACCGCTACCTTCGCCGAGAGATCCAAGAGATCTGTGTCCTATATCTAAGATTTCTCTTTCAACGCAAGAAGAAAGTTGCTCCGCTTGTACAACTGCTAATTGCGATAGAAAGTGTATGGCAATAGGAGAAACAAAGGTGTTAGCAGGGTGCAATCGTTCTAATTtcttctgcagctgttgctgcactAACAGTGACCTTACGTCAGCAGAAAGGACTCGTCGTCGTCGTTCATCATTATTCAACGCAGCATAA